Part of the Natronobacterium gregoryi SP2 genome, CGTCAGTCGACGGTTGGGACGGTACTAGTATGACGGGTCGGCGTGATGGGAGCTGGCGGGTTACAGGACTGCGCTCTGGCCGTAACTCGAACGGCTTCCTGGACGGCGGTGCCGGCGCACTCTCTCCACCGTCAGTTCCCTGACCCGAAGCGGCTACACCGAGACATCGTGCCAGCAATCCGTATGAACTGGAACTCGAGTGTCGGCGTCGGTTCCGGAACCGAGGGCGAGAACACGCAAACGCCTACCGGTCGCTTTTGCTGTGGGTCCGGAAACCGTCACGCATGAGTGGCAACGACCGGAGCCGCGATCGTACACAGGACCGCGCCGAACAGCGCAACGCCGACCGGGCCGACCGGACCGAGTCGGTCCTCGAAGACATCGAACGATACTTCGGCGAACTCGAGTATCCAGTCATCAGTGAGGGGGTCGCGGCCGAGTACGGAAACGAGTCGCTCGACATGCAAAACGAGACGGAGTCGCTGGGCAGCGTCTTCGTCCGGCTCGTTGGCGAAGAGTTCGACTCCCTCGAGGGGTTTGGGAGGCCGTCTACGGCGAAATAACCGACGAATCGGGGGGTCACCACGAGGCGCATCTGGAGCGGGATCTCGAGCGATTGGACGATCGGAAGGACGGCTCGCTCGGCGAGACCGGAAGTGACGCCCTCTAACCCGCCGCCGGTCGCGTTCCCGGGGTCGCCGCTCGAGGGACGCTTCGTTGCAAAAGACCGCTGTAGCAGCCACGACCGAACCGGTTTCTGTCGGGCGGATCGAGATAGCAGAACGGATTTACGTCCCCGTCGCCTTCGTTCGCGTATGGATTACGAATCGAGTCTCGACCGAGCGATGGAGGACGTTCCCGACATCGGAGGCGACGAACAGCGGTTACAGATTCCGGATGCCACAGCCCAGAAAGACGGTGCGTTCACCCGGTTCAAGAACGTCGACGATATCGCCGACGTGCTCTCCCGGGAGACCGAACACGTTCACCGGTTCATCCAGCGTGAACTGGGGACTAGTGGTAAACTTGAGGACGGTCGTGCCCGGTACAACGGCTCGTTCTCTCAGCAGGACTTCGACGCTGCCGTCGACGCCTACGTCGACGAGTACGTCCTCTGTACGGAGTGTGGCTTGCCGGACACCCGTCTCGTCCGCGAGGATCGCACGCCGATGCTTCGCTGTGACGCCTGTGGTGCGTTCCGTCCCGTCACCAAGCGCTCGACGAGCACCCAGCAGCAACAACAGCAGGAAGCCGTCGAAGAGGGCAAGACCTACACTGTCGAGATCACCGGCACGGGCCGCAAGGGTGACGGTGTCGCGGAAAAAGGCGAGTACACGATCTTCGTCCCCGGTGCAGCCGAAGGTGACGTCGTCGACATCTACATCAAGAACATCTCGGGCAACCTCGCGTTCGCCCGTCTCGACTGAGCCGCTCCTGTTCCCGCGATGTCCCTGCTTCGATCACCACAGAACCGGCAGCGTTCGGCCCCTCCTGAACGTTTTTGTTCCGATCCCGACTGAACTAGCCGTATGTCGACACAGCTTCCTGCCGAGGAGTTCGAACGCCGTCTCGAGGCCGTCCGCGGTCGGCTCGCGGAGACGGACGCGGGCGCTGGCGTCTGGTTCGGCGCGACGAGCATCGAGTATCTCACCGGCTTCGATCACATCCAGACCGAACGGCCGGTCGTGCTCGCAGTAACGGACGAACGCGTCGCGATCACCGTTCCCCGACTCGAGGTCGAACGTGTCGAGTCGAACCCGCGGATCGACGCCGTCTATCACTACCGGGACTATCCCGGCGGCAAATCGATCGAGACCGCAGTCGAGATGCTCGAGGAACTCGGTGTCGACGCCGTCGCCGCCGATGCCGACGGCGCGCCGGGCGTGATGGGCTACCAGGGCCCCGTACTGTCGGAGTTCGTCGACCTCGAGAGCCAGGGCTGGGTCGCGCGACTGCGCTGGGAGAAGTCCGAGGCCGAACTCGAGTTGATCCGTGAGTCTGCCAAGTGGGCGAACCTCGGTCATCGCTATCTCGCGGAGTACACCGAGCCGGGCGCTCACCCGGCGACGGTGAGCCAGCGGGCGTCGCTCGAGGCCTCCCGGGCGATGCTCGATACCCTCGGGGACCAGTATGTCGCCCGCACTCGTGGCGACGGGCCGGTCCACGCGGGCTACATCACGGGCGAACAGACTAGGCTTCCCCACGGCCACACCGCGAATCGCCGACTCGAGGCGGGCGACGTGCTCGTCACGGGCGCGAGCGCAAACGTCGACGGCTACTTCTCAGAACTCGAGCGGACGATGTTCGTCGGTGAGCCCGACGACGAGCAGGTCAACTACTTCGAGATCATGGCAGAGGCCCAGGACATTGCGATCGACGAACTCGGCCCGGGCGTCCCAATCGCGGCAGTCGACCGCGCCGTCGAGGCCTACTTCGAGGAGCAAGGTGTCGCGGACCTCGCACAGCACCACGTCGGCCACAACATCGGCATGGGCGGCCACGAACCGCCGTACATCGACGAGGGGTGGGGAGACCACTGCGAGAGCGAACACACGAACTACGACGAGGACGACGCCGTGATGCAGCCCGGCCACGTCTGGACGATCGAACCCGGCATCTACACCGACACCTACGGCTACCGTCACTCCGATACGATCGCCGTCACCGAGGACGGGATCGAGTGGCTGACCTACTATCCGCGAGACCTCGAGTCGAATATCGTGTCGCTCGAGTGACCTCGATCGACGGAGGTCGACCAGTTTGTGATCGAAAAAGGGATTAGACGCCACGACCGAACGTTTCGGACAGTGAGTGAAACAGAGACGGCACTTGCTCTCAAGCAATCGGTTGCACTGTTGGTGATTCTTCCGACAGCGATCGGTCTCGTCTCTGTTCTCTCCGGTGATCGTCTCGCAACCGGTGTTCGATGGGGGACGCTGATGGCTATCGTCGTCTTACTCTATTACTATTGGAGTGATATACTCGGCAACCCCGAACACGCAGGCTGGTTGGGCAAAAAGTAGTGACTCGTCTCGTCGCCGCTCGTTCGGTATACTGACACCGGTCTCGTCGACGCTTGTCGATGGATTTTATCGTTTCAAAACGTTCAAACAACGGGTTTACGTATCGATGATATGGTCTCCGACAGAGATAGTCGCTCTCGACGGAAGGATAACGACGGGATTAGCGCGGAATCTACGATTTCTCGACGTCACACACTACAGGCTGGAGTCGTCACTGCCGTCTCGCTTTCGGGCTGTCTCGGTGACGGGTTCTCTGTCGGCGACGATACCGCCGACAGTGGCGACGGTGCAGCCGAGGAACCGACCGACGACGCGGATTCGGACGAGGAAGACGACGCGTCTCCGGACGACGACCCGCTGGCCACTGTTTACGCGTACCTGGAGGCGGCCGTCGACGAAGACCTCGAGCGAATGAGCGAACTCTCTCACTCGGACAATCCCGTAGATCCCGCTGCCTGGGTCGAAGAAGGATGGGAGTTCCGCGGCGGCGGCGACGAAGAAGCACTCGAGGCGGTCGAGATGGAAGTGGTCGACGACGACGCCACGCTCGAGGACGTATTCGAGCTAGAGGGTGCAGCGTTCTGGTTCGACGAGGAGGAACTGGCCGAGACACTCGAGGGCGAAGACGTGGCGACGGTCGAGATTGTCGCCGAGGAGCCGACCGAGGACGACATGGTCTGGCTGCTGGCCACCGAGGACGGTGACTGGCGATATCTGTTCGCGGCGGAAATCGACGACACGCCGGACGACCCCGAGGAGGCGTTCGACGAGCAGATCGAGGACGAAGACGACGACGTGGTCGTCGAGATCGACTGGGAGTACGACAGTCCGACGAGTGACGTTCCCCAGGCTGCCGTCGAGATCACGGAGGAACGCGGCGTCGAGGCCAACCGGATCGAGATCGATACCACTATCGAGGGCCGTGGTGAATCGCCATACGGCGCTTGATTTCGCTAGTTGACGGTACGCTTGATGTTGTATACGGCACACATTAGGACGATTTCACGGAACTCACGATACCAGCTTCGCGCACGCACGGCGTCGCCGAGCGTGCGCTTGATCACCGAGAAGACGGTCTCAGACAACGCTCTCTGGCCGTAGAGAGTCCCATCGATCCGCGCGTTATGCGCGTGATCGATGGGACGGAACTCTCGATGCTTGATCAGCGGTCTTACGTCCTCTTCCCGGAGTTTATCACGGAACCGTTGCCAGTCGTAGCCTTTGTCGGCGGCGAGGCTGTGCAACTCGCCAGCGTTGCGGCGGGCGAGTTGCCAGCCGATCTGCGTGTCGTGACGTTTCTTGGTTGTGCAGTGAACGTCGAGGATAGCTTGTGACTCAGTATCGACCAGAGCCGTTGTTTTGAGCGTCTGAACGCGGTAATTCGTCCGTCGGCAGTAGTGTTTGCTCGCGTTTTCGCGGTCGAAAAACGTCGCATCCATCGCCGCATGGCCAGATGGCTCGTGCAGCTGCGCCGACAGGCGCAGCAGCACTCGCCAGACTGCCATCTTGATCCTATCAAATGCTTTCACTAGCGTAGAGTGATCAGGGAGATCGGCCTCCTCAAGGCCGATCTCCGCCAGTATTTGTGGCATCTCGCTCAACAGGTCAAGTGCTTCCCGGTAGGATTTCTCCAAGTAAATCCGCAGACAGTGCAGCGAAACGACGGCGTAGTCGGCGAATCCGCCGCCACCCTGCGGGGCGGCGGATTCGCCTCGGCCACCAACAGCACTTTTAGCCAACGTCACGACCTTCCCAGTGAAGCGGGAAATTTTGGACATAGAGCATCCGCCGTTTCCCGCTTCAACTCCCTAGTTCTGACGGTCGAAGTCTATGCAGTCATGCGATTCACCAGAGCCCTATCGAGGGAGCGTCCACGGGTGCCTACGACCGGGACGACGACGAGTTTACAGCCACCTGGGACGGCGGCAACACGCTTTACGTCCCGTACGACACGGACGGCGATCAGATCGTCGTCACTGCGATCGACGAGGAGGAAGACGAGTCCTGGGTTGTCCACCGGGAGCACTACCTCCCGTAGATCGATACTGACGTCACCGGAAGGGTCACCACGGACTGTATCTACTGTTTGTCTCTGGCTGGCGACAGACAGAACACGAAACCCCCCGACGATGGGGAAGAGACCGAAGGAAAATATGATGGGCACATCGACCGGATACTGGACGTTTTCAGCATATTGTAGCCAGCACGCTCGTCGAGAACCATCCCTGTACCGAGTGTGGCACCTCTTGGCTCGAGTGTGATATGCAGCTGTTTTCGAGCGTTCAACCCAGAACTTGTGTGACACGATCGCTACGAAAGTACGTTTTAGGCACGCTATCGGTGAGAGGTGAGCCACTGTGTGCGGGGACTCACGCTCGATCTAACCGGCGCTCGAGTGAGCCGCGCGAACCGCGAAACTAAAGTCAGCTTGTCCTAGTTACACGGACGTGGCAGTATCGTTTGACCTCTTTGGAACCCTCGTCTGTGCCGACACGCCCGACGATCCGGCTGCGGCCGTCGCCGCGGAACTCGAGGCCCGTGACGTCTCGGTGCCCGACGACTGGGGCGACGCCTACCGCGGGCCCCACGTCGACGCGCCCGAGGGTGCCGAGGTGCCGTTACACGCACACGTCGCTCGCGCGCTCGCGAGCCGCGGCGTCCATCCGTCGGGAAACGTCTCTCGACGGGCCGTCGTCGCCGCGTTCGATCCCGTCGTCGAGACCAGATCGGGCGCTCGAGAGGCACTCGAGGCCGCCCGCGAGTACGGCCCCGTCGCGCTCTGTTCGAACTGTAGCGTCCCCGAACTCGTGGGTCGGACGCTCGTCAGGTCCGATTTCGAGCGAGAAGACTTCGACGCCATCGTCTCGAGCGTCGGCTGTGGCTGGCGCAAGCCGGCTCCCGATATTTTCACACAGACTGCGGACGAACTCGGCGTCTCACCCGGAGACCTGATCCACGTCGGCGACGACCCGCGGACCGACGGCGGAATCGAAGCGGTCGGCGGGCGGGCGATCCTGCTCGAGGAGACGCCCCTCGAAGACGTACCGGCCGAAATAGAGGCGCTCGAGGGCAAAAGAGAGGAGAGGTGAGTCGGGAGTGGTGGTGGCGACGGCTGCGGTGATCGGGTTCGCGTTCGGCCTCGACCTGCTGGTGGGCGAGCCACGGACTACCGTGCATCCGGTCGCCTGGTTCGGAACGTTCGTCGGCTGGCTGGATCGGGAGTGGACGGACTCCGAGACTGGTCAGCGTCTGGTTGGCGTCATGATCGCTCTGCTCGCGCCGCTGGTTCCTGCCGGGGCCGCCGCCGTCCCGGTCCTCGCTGCAGGCGAGGTTCACGCCGTCGCGGCCGCAATCGTCGCCGGGCTCGTCCTCTTCCTGACCACGAGTCTGCGCTCGCTGCTCGAGTTGACCGAGGCGGTCGTCGACGCGACGGCGGACGACCTCGAGACGGCTCGTGAACGCATCCGTGGCCTCGTCGGTCGGGACGCGTCGACGCTCTCGCCTGCGGAACTCCGAAGCGGTGCGATCGAGAGCACCGCGGAGAACCTCGCGGACGGGCTGGTCGCGACTCTGCTCCCGTTCGCCCTGCTCGCGCCGCTGTCGTTGCCCGCTGCCGCGGCTGCTGCGGCGTGGGTCAAGGGCGTCAACACGCTCGATTCGATGCTGGGCTACCCCTCGAAACCGATCGGCACCGCGAGCGCCGGGCTCGACGACCTCGTGATGTGGCTGCCCGCCAGGATTACGGCTGCCTCCATCGCCGTCGCCGCCGGCGATCCGCTCGCACTCCGGCGAGCCAGCGAGTGGGCACGAGTTCCGGCCTCGCCGAACTCCGGCTGGCCGATGGCGACGCTGGCCTGCGTCCTCTCAGTCCGGCTGCAGAAGCCGGACGCGTACGACCTCAATCCCGACGCCGAGTTGCCGACGGTCGAGGACGCCGACCGTGCAGTCACGCTCGTCGGGCTAGCGGCGGCCGTCGCCGTAATCGTGGCCGTCGGTCTCGCGACCGCGACGACAGTTCTCGCAGCAGGACTCGAGACGCCCGCTGTTGCGGGGGTGGTACCGTGACGGTCGGTCGCTGGCTCCGGGCGATCCGCGGTGCAGTTGGCTTCCTGACGCGGCTGCCGGTCGGCCACCACGACGGCGACTGGGAGGCGTTTCGGACGACGCCGGCGGCGTTCCCGGTCGTCGGCCTCGTGGCTGGCTCGCTCGCGGCAGTTCCATTGCTTGCGGTCGAAACGCTCGCTGCGCCGACCGTCGCACTCGGATACCTGCTCGCCGTCTACGGGGTGATGGGCGTCCACCACGTCGACGGGGTCGCGGATCTGGGTGACGCGCTGGTCGTCCACGGCGACCGCGAGCGCCGCCGCGAAGTGTTAAAAGACACCACGACCGGTGTTGGGGCCGTCCTCGCGGTGTCGGTCACCGTTGCTGCCCTCGCGCTCGGTGCACTCGGCCTCGCCGGGCTTCCGGCACTCGCGGCCGTCGGAATCGCGGTCGCGGCCGAAGTCGGGACGAAACTCGGGATGGCCGCGATGGCCTGTCTCGGGACGGCAAGCTACGAGGGGATGGGGCGACAGTTCACGGAGCGGTCGACGCCTCGAGCGTTCGTCCCCCTTGCGGTCGTCGTCCTCGCGGCGATGGGGCTCACGTGGCCACGTCCGGCCGCGGTCGCCCTGCCCGGGGCCGTCGCCGGTATCGTCCTCCCCTGGTACTGGTCGAATCGCCACCTCGGCGGGATCAACGGCGACATTTTCGGTGCAGCAAACGAGATCGGTCGGGTCGCGGGCATCCACGTGGGGGTGATCGCGTGGACGCTGTTGTGATGTGTGGCGGTGAGGGGACGCGTCTCGAGAGCACCCGCGAGAAGCCACGCTACCCGATCGCAGGGGACGCGATGGTCGATCGGGTCGTGACGGCACTCGACGGCAGCGCGATCGAGACGATCTACGCTGCAGTCTCGCCGAACGCACCCGATACCTGGAGTCACCTCGAGGAGACCGGCCGCGTCCAGACGATCGAGACCGCCGGCGACGGCTACGTCGCCGACCTGCTCGCGGTCCTCGATTCGTCGGCAGTCTCGCCGCCGATACTGACTGTCGCGGCCGATCTCCCGCTACTCGAGGGACCAGTCGTCGATCGAATACTCGCGGTCCACGGCGATGACGACGGCTCCCGAACGGTCTGTGTCCCAGTAACGCTCAAGCGCCGGCTAGGTGTCAGCGTCGACTCGCGACTCGAGCCGGCCGACCACCTCGCGCCGACCGGGGTCAACGTCGTCGGCACCGAACACGATACCATGTACGTCAGCTACGACTCGCGACTCGCAGTCAACGTGAATCGACTCGAAGACGCACAGATTGCCACGGAACTGGAGGAGAACGGATGCGAGTGATCCTCCCCGCAGGAACGACCGAGACGGCGCTGATCGACGGGATTAGCGCCGCTGGCGCGGCGCCCGACCTGATGGAGCATACGCCCTCGGCCGACGTCGAGATACTCGAGTACGGCCGTCCGACGGCTGCACCCGTCACGCCCGTCAGTCCGACGGGCTGTCCGACGCCGGCGGCGATTACCCGGGCTGTCCGCGAAGTCGTCGGGTTCGATCTCGTCGTCGTCGACGCCGGTCTCGCCCAGCCGACGAACGCGGCGACCGTCGATCTAGGGATCGAGCCCGGGAACGACATCCGCGAAGCCGAGGCCGTCCCGGACGCGGCGGCGATCTACGATCGGGCACACGGCTTCGGTGCGAGCCTGCCCGACGAGGAGGTCGTGATCGGCGAGACGGTCCCCGGCGGGACGACGACCGCACTCGGGGTGGTGACCGCACTCGGCGAGTCGGCAGGGGTCTCCTCCTCGCTGCCGGACAACCCGATCGAGCGCAAACAGCAGGTCGTCGACGAGGCACTCGCCGCGAGCGACCTCGAGAAGGGCGACTGTGCGGACGAACCACTTTCGGCGATCCAGGCCGCCGGCGATCCGGTCCAGCCGACCGTCGCCGGCATCGCCGCGGGCGCGCTCGAGTCGGGAGCCGAAGTGACGCTCGCTGGCGGCACCCAGATGGTCGCCGTCGCTGCCGTCCTCCGTCACGCCGGAATCGACGCGCCGCTGTCGATCGCGACGACGTCGTTCGTCGCCGACGGCCAGGACGACCTCGAAGAGACCTGCGAACACCTGAACTGCGCTCTGACGGTGACCGACCCTGGCTTTGATCGGCGCGACCACTGCGCGATGGAGCGGTACTGTGCTGGCGAGGCCAAGGAAGGCGTCGCGATGGGCGGTGCGCTCTCGCTCGTGCCCGACGGCCGGATGGACGAGGTCAGAGACCGGGTCGAGACGGTGTGTGCGCGACTCGGGATCGACGACGATGGAGTGATAGACGGTGCTCCCTGACGCAGTCAGACGAGGCGAACGGGTCCCCCACGGTGGTGAACCCGACAGGGACGTCCTCGACTTCTCGGCGAATACGAACCCCGAGACGCCAGACGGGGTCGAGGAGGTGTACACAGGCGCACTCGAGCAATCCCGACGCTACCCCGACGACGACTACCCCGAGTTCCGGACAGCCGCGGCCGAGTTCGTCGGCTGCGAGCCGGACCGGGTGATCCCGACATCCGGCGGACTGGCTGCTATCAGGCTCGCGATCGAGGTCACGCTCGAGGAAGACGAGACGGCGCTCGTCCCGTATCCGAGTTTCGGCGAGTACGCCCGCGAGGTTCGACTACAGGGCGCGACGCCGCAGTTCGTCCGTCACGACGACCTGCTCGAGGTCGGGGTCGACCTGCTCGCGGATGTCGACCTCGCGGTCGTCTGCACGCCGAACAACCCGACAGGCACAGCAGCCGATCCCGACGCGCTCGAGGCGTTCGCAGTCCGCTGTGCCGAGGCTGGAACGACGCTGCTGGTCGACGAGGCGTTTCTCGGGTTCACGGACCTGCGGTCGGCGGCGACCTTCGATCACGAGAACGTTATCGTTGCCCGCTCGCTCACGAAACTGTTCGGCCTGCCTGGACTCCGGGCCGGCTTCGCCGTCGCAAGCGGTGAGCGCCGAGACGCACTCGAGACGGCCCGCCGTGCGTGGTCGCTCGGGACGCCGGCCACACGGGTCGGCACGTACTGCCTGCGGCAGGAGGCGTTCGTTCGGGAGACGCGGGAACGCGTCGCGAGCGAACGGGAACGAATGCGTCGCGCCCTCGAGCGACGGTTCGATGTCTCTCACTCCGATGCACCGTACCTGGTGTGTGACGTTGGCGACCGTTCCGTGTCGGGGGTCCTCGAGTCGGCCCGCGAAGATGGCGTCGCCGTCCGTGACGCAACGACCTTCCGCGGGCTCGACTCTCACGTCCGGGTCGCTGTCAAGGACCGCGAGTCGAACGAGCGACTGCTCGCTGCGCTCGACGCTCCCGTAAACGGAGAAACGACGGACAGATGACCGACGAGCCACCGTACGACGCGATCCGTCGCGACGGTGTCCTCCGGGTTACACGCCCTGGAACCGAGTGGCTCTCGACTGGCTGGGGCGGCGGCCGCGAACGAGCCGACTGTGCGTACAACGTCTCGGTGCCCGACGACTGGGAGCGGACGGACCTTGAGCGTTACGTCGACGAACGACTCGAGCGCGCGGAGTTCGTCGCGGACGGAGAGCGCCCGGTCTTGCTCACGGGTGTCGATGTCGAGGACGCTCGTGGCGCTCGCTGTGGGCCGGTTAGCGCCTACGCGACCGCCGGCATCTCGAACCCCGCGGCGTTGCCCGCTGACCCCGACGGCGAACCCGACGCCGAAGGTGTCTCCCTGCCCGAAACGCCCTCGAGTCCCGAACCTGGGACCGTCAACGTCGTCGTCGGAACGACGCGGTCGCTCGCTCCCGGTGCGCTCGCGAATCTGATTGCGGTAGCCGCGGAGACGAAGGCAGCGACGCTTCTCGCGGAGACCGGCTTCCCAGGCACGACCACGGACGCCGTCGTCGCCGGCCACGACCCCTCGGGAACGCCGGTCGACTTCTCCGGGAGCGCGACCGAAGTCGGGGCGGCGGCGCGAGCCTGCGTCCGCGAGGCGGTTCGGGCGTCGCTGCGGGCACATTATGCCGACTACGAGTCGTCTTTGCCAGAATCTGCAGACGACGCCTCGTATGGCGTCTCGACCGACGTTCGGGCAGCCGTCGTCGAGCCGTCGCTCGAGGAAGTCCCGGACGAACGCTGACGCGTTGTCCGTCGTGTGAGTACGAGGTGGGCGCGGATTCCGACGCGGTCATCAGACTACGTCTGATGGGCAGCAAACGCGAAGCGTCTGCGACGGCGACGAACGTCGCCAACCGATACTGTGGGTATAGTCATCGCGGGCAGACGTTTTGCGGTGGATGAACCACCAGTCAGCTGGCTGTACAGGCGGGAGCACTGAACGAGAGCGGCGAGTACACGCCTCCCGAGTCACTCGCTTAGAGGCCTCGCGGTCGTTCAGAAGAACGTCGACCTTCCGTGACTGAGACGGACTGCTGTACCGATGTCCCGGCGCGACCGCGCGCTCTTGCGGTCGCGCCGGAAATAACTGACAGCAAACCGGATGAGTGAATCGGAGCCAAGTGGGAGACGCTCCTGCGAGGTCAGCGGGACGGAGTCTCGCCAGAGTTTGCGAGGTCCGCGAAACCGTCGGTGGTGCCCGATGACGAGACGCCTTCGGCGTCTCGAACCACTTGACCTCGAGACGGGTGGCTGCACAACGCAATATTTCCGTTCGGCGCACGTCTTCGAACGCGAATGGTCGACAGTCGATCGAAGACGACCGTCAGCGTGCAGCCAAGCGGCAGCAGCCGGTGTAGTCAGTCGACAGCAACCAACGCCGGGCGCGGTCGACGCGAGGTGAGCTGACGTGCCAACCTCTCTGGTCGACGCCCTCGAGGCCGACAGCGGCGTGACCTGCGTCGTCGGTGCAGGCGGCAAGAAGTCGACGTTGTATGCGCTTGCGGACCGTCTCGAGCGGGCTATCGTGACCGCAACGGTACGTATCCCGCCGTTCGCAGACCGAATGGCCAAACTTGCGGTGACGAAACGACCGGACGACGTCGTCCGGTCGACTGAGACGTGGCCGCTCGGGCTCGTCCCTGCCCGCGAAGGTGACGACCGGTATCTCGGCTACGAGCCGGCGACGATAGACGAACTCACAGGCCACGGTGGCGTTCCGATACTCGTAAAAGCCGATGGTGCACGGACTCGTTGGCTCAAGGCACCGGCGGAAAACGAGCCACAGCTCCCTTCGAGTGCCGATATCGTCGTCCCAATCGCGAGCGTCCGCATCGTCGGGAAACGACTCGGGGAAGAACACGTGCACAGACCCGAGCGGGTCGCCGCGGTCGCGGATCTCGAGGTGGGCGACCGAATCTCGCCGGCGGACGTCGCGACGGTCCTGACGAGTGAGGCGGGCGGGTACAAAGACGTTCCCGACGGCGCGACGGTCGTTCCGCTGCTCAACATGGCGGATACGCCGGAACTCGAGGCGACCGCCCGCGAGATCGCGACCGAGATACGCGAGCGACGCGACGTTCCCAGAGTGGTCGTGACGCGGCTGCTCGAGGAGGAGTCGATCGTCGCCGTCGTCTGATCAGTTGCGGTCGTTTTCCGGGAGAACGCGCCGAAGTGACTCCAGCGAGAGACCTAGTGTGCCGATCGCACCGGCGGCGGTTAGCGAGATGACGATCTCACTGCCCAGGTCCCAGCGGTGTGCGATCTCCTGAACTGCCAGCGGCAGTACCGCACCTGCAGTCAGAACGCCGACCCCGGTGATCGTCCCGACGACGATCCGCCGATCAGCAGGAACGGAGTAGACGAGCGTGACGCCGACGAGGGCGACTGCTCCGAGTGCGATCACGAAAACGAGCATGATTGGACCCGTCAGCACGTAAAACGCCAGCAGGCCGGTGGCGATTATACACCAGAGCGACAGTTCGTTCAGGGTATCCATACTGTAATTGTGCGATTGACAGTTAATAATCCTGATTACTCAGCGGAGATCTATGCCCAAATCAAGCGATCTGGCGGCTCTTCTCCTCGACCGTTTCCGCGAGCGCGTCGAGTCGCTCGAGCATGTCGATGTCTGGGTCGTAGGCCGCAAGCGGGACGCCGCTACGGTAGGCTCGGCGAAACGCTACCCGTTCCCGGATACCGGGCCCGAGCGCGACGTCGTCCTCGAGCAGATCGGAGCGAGCGAACGGCGGGAGATAGCTCTCGAACTGGCTGTCCTCGAGTGCTCGGAGGACGCGTTTTTCCTCGTTGTCGCCGCTGACGCGGTTGGGGACGAGTGCGAGAATTTCGATCGGTTCCCGTTCTGGGAGTCGGTCGTTGAGCGCGAACAGTTGATTGGTGACGGTCCGGGTCAGCGCGTCGGCGCTCGGTTTCGAGAGTTGGAGTGGGACGACTGCTTGGCGAGTCGCGACGATGGCTGCGTTCGAGAGCGGGCCGATCGTCGGCGGCGAGTCGAAGACGACCCAATCGTAGCGGTCGGCGAGCGGGCGAACGAGCTTCCGGTAGAGTTGAGCCTCGCCGTTCTCTGTGTCTCGGATCTCCGCTGCAACCCGATCCAGCGTCGCGTGTGAGGGGACGAGGTCGAACTCGACGTCGGAACCGGCAGACCGGACCAGATCGACGGGCGTCGTCGGCCGCTCTGGATCGAGTACGTGTCCCAGATGCGTGTCGGCGGTGTAGGTATCGCCACGCCCGACACCTTCGGTCGCGCTTCCCTGTGGATCGACGTCGATTAAGAGGACGTCGTGCCCTCGCGCTGCGAGCCGTTCGGCCAGATTGATCGAAACTGTCGTCTTCCCGACGCCACCTTTCTGCAGTGTAACTGTGATCCCCCTC contains:
- the cobD gene encoding threonine-phosphate decarboxylase CobD — its product is MLPDAVRRGERVPHGGEPDRDVLDFSANTNPETPDGVEEVYTGALEQSRRYPDDDYPEFRTAAAEFVGCEPDRVIPTSGGLAAIRLAIEVTLEEDETALVPYPSFGEYAREVRLQGATPQFVRHDDLLEVGVDLLADVDLAVVCTPNNPTGTAADPDALEAFAVRCAEAGTTLLVDEAFLGFTDLRSAATFDHENVIVARSLTKLFGLPGLRAGFAVASGERRDALETARRAWSLGTPATRVGTYCLRQEAFVRETRERVASERERMRRALERRFDVSHSDAPYLVCDVGDRSVSGVLESAREDGVAVRDATTFRGLDSHVRVAVKDRESNERLLAALDAPVNGETTDR
- a CDS encoding ParA family protein codes for the protein MRGITVTLQKGGVGKTTVSINLAERLAARGHDVLLIDVDPQGSATEGVGRGDTYTADTHLGHVLDPERPTTPVDLVRSAGSDVEFDLVPSHATLDRVAAEIRDTENGEAQLYRKLVRPLADRYDWVVFDSPPTIGPLSNAAIVATRQAVVPLQLSKPSADALTRTVTNQLFALNDRLPEREPIEILALVPNRVSGDNEEKRVLRALEDSQFESYLPPFARSDLLEDDVALGPGIRERVAFRRAYRSGVPLAAYDPDIDMLERLDALAETVEEKSRQIA
- a CDS encoding adenosylcobinamide amidohydrolase encodes the protein MTDEPPYDAIRRDGVLRVTRPGTEWLSTGWGGGRERADCAYNVSVPDDWERTDLERYVDERLERAEFVADGERPVLLTGVDVEDARGARCGPVSAYATAGISNPAALPADPDGEPDAEGVSLPETPSSPEPGTVNVVVGTTRSLAPGALANLIAVAAETKAATLLAETGFPGTTTDAVVAGHDPSGTPVDFSGSATEVGAAARACVREAVRASLRAHYADYESSLPESADDASYGVSTDVRAAVVEPSLEEVPDER
- the cobT gene encoding nicotinate mononucleotide-dependent phosphoribosyltransferase CobT; the encoded protein is MRVILPAGTTETALIDGISAAGAAPDLMEHTPSADVEILEYGRPTAAPVTPVSPTGCPTPAAITRAVREVVGFDLVVVDAGLAQPTNAATVDLGIEPGNDIREAEAVPDAAAIYDRAHGFGASLPDEEVVIGETVPGGTTTALGVVTALGESAGVSSSLPDNPIERKQQVVDEALAASDLEKGDCADEPLSAIQAAGDPVQPTVAGIAAGALESGAEVTLAGGTQMVAVAAVLRHAGIDAPLSIATTSFVADGQDDLEETCEHLNCALTVTDPGFDRRDHCAMERYCAGEAKEGVAMGGALSLVPDGRMDEVRDRVETVCARLGIDDDGVIDGAP
- the yqeC gene encoding selenium cofactor biosynthesis protein YqeC, whose translation is MPTSLVDALEADSGVTCVVGAGGKKSTLYALADRLERAIVTATVRIPPFADRMAKLAVTKRPDDVVRSTETWPLGLVPAREGDDRYLGYEPATIDELTGHGGVPILVKADGARTRWLKAPAENEPQLPSSADIVVPIASVRIVGKRLGEEHVHRPERVAAVADLEVGDRISPADVATVLTSEAGGYKDVPDGATVVPLLNMADTPELEATAREIATEIRERRDVPRVVVTRLLEEESIVAVV